GTATCACGCTTTATCAAACGCCGTACGCTTGCGAAGCAAGTGGCCGAGCAAGGCAGAATTACGATTAATGGAAAAATAGCTAAGGCATCGTCGGTCGTTAAACCAGGTGATGAGCTGTCAATTCGCTTCGGTCAGAAGATTGTTCATGCTACGGTAAATGAGTTGAAAGCATCGACTAAAAAGGAAGATGCAGCAGGTATGTACACGATCACTAGCGAAGAACGGTTAGAGAAGGTAGAACCTGAGTTTGTGGATGACGAAGAGTAAAGCTTATTAACGAGGAGACAGCCTGATATCAGGTTGTCTTTTTTTATAGATAAGCTAAAGGGGGTAGGATGAAGGATTTGCATTTCGATTTAAAAGCGACTTGTCATGTTTGGCCAAGCCTCTGCATAGAATATGGGGAACGTACTAGAGAAGGGGGACGCATATGCAGATTCAAACAGACAGCTCGATGTATACTATTCCATCAGGAGACCATGTAGTAACGATGCGCAATCGCAAAAGAATGGACCTCACATCCGTGAAAACGATCGACCGCTTTGACCAGGAGGAATTTCTCGTTAGAACATCGCTAGGCGTATTGCAAATTCGTGGGGAGGAACTGCGTATTGTACATCTAGATGTGGACAAGGGCTTACTCACGCTTGAAGGTACCGTCCAAACACTTCAATACGATGATGAAGAAGCAGGCTCACGCAGTTTCCTCCATAAATTATTCGGATGAGTTTATCCGTCCAGTTCTTCAGTCTATTGGCGATGATCGGGACAGGAATTACTGCTGGAATTGTAATGGATTTATTCGGAACTATTGTCGCTGCGTGCGGCAATCGTTCGTTCATTAGAAGATGGGCATTCTGGTTGGAATGCCTTATCTGGATTGCGTTGGGAATAGTGTCGTTTTGGGTATTAATTATGGTGCGCGACGGGGCATGGAGAATGTATGACCCCGTAGCACAGGTTAGTGGCTTGTTATTGTATGCAACGGTCTTTCATCATCCCGTTAGAATCATAGGTAGACTACTGTTACTTGTGGTGCTTAGGCCGATTTGGCTCATCATTCGTCTTGTCTACCTACTGATTCAACGCATTTTCTATTTAATTTTCTCTATTCTGTCACTAATTACTTCACCGGTTATAAGATTAGTAAAGAACGTAGGGAAATTCCTTCAAAATAAATGCAGAGTACTATATAATAGATTACATTAGTAGATTACGGCAGAAAGGTGTGTGCGCCATGAAAAAAACACAGAAGCCCTCAACAAAGAATGTGACATCAATCGATACAGACTATGTGCGCTCCATGCAAAAAAAAGAAAATTTTAAAAAAGCACAACAAAAACGTCTGCGTAATCGGTTGGCTGTATTTTTTGTTATCGTTTGTGTCGTTGCTGGAAGTTTATTCAATATGAATGCTGGACAGAAAGAAATTTTGGCTGCCAAACATAAGGAAAAAGCCGAAGCAACAGCGACACTAGAGGATTTGAAGGAACAGCAAGAGCAACTAAATAGGCAGTTAATTCGTTTAGATGATGATGAGTATATTGCTAAACTCGCACGCAAAGAATACTTTTTGTCTGAGTCCGATGAGATCATTTTTTCCATCCCTGATAAGAAAAAGGAGTCAGAAAAAGACATAATAAAAGAGTAGTCATGTTGACACTCTTTTTTTGTTGGCTATAATATAGGTAGGAGCCTGTAAAATACAGGCACTGCCAATATGGTTGATAGGCTTACGAGCCGCTTAAAACTTAAGGAGGAGCATTTTTTTTATGTCAATTGAAGTAGGCAGCAAGTTAGAAGGTAAAGTAACCGGGATCACAAATTTTGGGGCATTTGTTGAATTGCCAAGCGGATCCACAGGATTAGTCCATATTAGTGAAGTAGCTGACAATTATGTCAAAGATATTAATGATCATTTAAAAGTCGGCGATATGGTTGAAGTCAAAGTAATGAATGTAGGATCTGACGGTAAAATCGGTCTTTCCATCCGTAAGGCTAAACCTGAGTCAGAACAACGTCCACAGCGTCCACAACGTCCAACTAGACCTCGTCAAGGAAGCAAACCGAGCTTTGAACGACCAGAGAATTTTGAACAGAAGATGGCAAAATTCATGAAGGACAGCGAAGAACGTCTAACTACCTTAAAGAGAGCGACAGAGTCCAAGCGTGGCGGTCGTGGAGCCAGAAGAGGATAACTTGCTGACTGATTCAACTGTAAACTAAAATCAGATGACATCCTATACGTATGTTCCGCACTATGGAGCATGCGTTTTTTTGTGCCGAACATTCGAGAAGCAAAAGTTAGGAACTCTTGATTCATGTAACAGCTCAGCGTTCGATAGGTTGTTTAGTACTAAAATTAGTGAGTATTCATCTTCCCAGCCCGAGCTCGTAGGGGGTTGCCTCTAGCCTAGAGTCGTGATTCTAATACGAGGAAGATCAGCAACATCGCGAGAGCCTTCCACACGCACCGAAGTGGGACAATGAAATTCCTCACTTATACTGCCAGTAAAACAACAACCTCCTGAACAAATAGGGAAAGAAAGAGTATATATAAGAACCACAACCCAACGCCGCTTATTACGCACTATTAATAAAACAGTAATCAAACCAGGGCTTAACCAATGTTAAAATCCACTATTTGGATCATTTTTCCCGACAAAAAAACCTCTGCCTAAGCAAGAGGGTTTTTGTATTTCTATTATAGCGGCGGAGGGATTCGAACCCACGACCTTTCGGGTATGAACCGAATGCTCTAGCCAACTGAGCTACACCGCCAAGATATACGCTCGTTAAGATTATACAATTCCCAACGCAACGTCTCTTATCATACTAGGCATTTGAAAAACTGTCAACAACTCTTTTGCTAAAAAATAAACATACGGAATACGTCGAAATGTTTTGTGAATATGCCGCCACGAACAGACAAAATTTCTCGCAAGTCCCATGTATAGTTTTATGTAAGAGAACATAGGGGGTATGGGAAATGAAAATGATTGACAATATGGAAAGACCAATTGTGCAAATGTTCAGGGCGTACTGGCAAGAACTGATGAATCGGAAAGTATACTTACTAACTGCTCTTCTTTTCTTAGTGGGATCATTCTTTCTATCGCAAGCAGTAGTATTTGATATGGCAGTACCATTCTTCTTGCCGATCTGGGCATTGGCCAGTATGCGTTACCGTCAACACATGATCTATGTATTCATAGGGGGTATGGCCGGCAGCGCGTTTCTTGGGGTAGGACAAGCTGTCATTCATTTAGCACAATTGTTACTGTTTCATTCAATCATTAAAATTCCGGTTGTGAAGAGATCTGTTCCAATCGCTGTGGCGGGAGCAATGATTATTCCACAATTAGTCTGGCAACTTGTGAAGTACGGCGACGGGATGTTGCCTTTAGCGATTCAATTGTCGATAGGGTTAGAAGCATTGCTTGCATTGTTCATGACGATTTTCATGTTGTTAGCTTTTCCTTCTATAGAAAGGATGCTGTATGGACCATGGAATCCTGAGCAGATCAGCGCGATGTGTATTGTGGGAGCGCTTGCAGCTACCGGGATGGGAGGATTCCAAATTGGTACGGTATCTGTTGCTGGAGTGTTCTTATTTTTAGCGATATTTGTAGCTGCCGTAGTAGGGGGAGTACCGTTCGCTACAACTGTCGGTATGATTATCGCGTTAATTATAGGTGTATCAGAATTATCCTTTACGGGCATGATGGCGTTATATGGTATGACGGGTTTGCTAGCGGGTTCGCTGAAGCGCTTTGGGAAGCTTGGAGTCATCACCGGCAGTGTCTTTGTTTCGCTCTTTTTCCTTCTATATGATGCGACACTGCCTCTGGATACCGTTCACTTTTCCACGGTTGGTGCCGCGGCCCTACTGTTACTATTAATTCCTTCACGCAAATTAAGCCAAATACGACAAGTTTTATTGCCGAAACAAGAAGGAATATCCGAAAAACGACAGCAATGGCTGGCGGATAAACTAGATGGTCAATTGGCAGAGTTCCAGCAATTTGCTCACTTTATGTCAACGCTCGTGAATGATCGTCTGTCTCCTGAAGAGGAAGTAGCAGCGACAAGTCAAGTGCCGTCTATTTGTCAATCCTGTTTTCGTTACCGAAAGTGTTGGGAGAGCGAAGAGGACAGTATAGAACCATTAATTGATGAATGGGAAACTACCTATTCAGCAACGAAAAAGGCGGCTCGTGTTCGAGTTGAACAGCAGATGAAGTATAAATGTCTACGTTTTAAGGGACTAATGAATGAATTGGAGGAGAGAGGAGCTAACAAGTTATTGATGGGGCAGTTACAACACGGAAGAAAAATGTTAGCCCTGCAATTACGCGATATGAGTACGCATATTGAAAAAGTCATGAGAGAGGTAAAGGAAGACCTCACTACGTATAAGTTGGCTGAAGAAGAGTTGGCGAATCGTTTACAATCACAAGCAATAGAGTTTTTCCAAATAGATATATTATCGGAAGAACGGGGTGCATGCAGAATTGTGATTTCTGTCCCGGAAAAGAAGGCAGATTTTGAAGCGGAAACAACGGTTGGAGAATATTTACTACTGCCGATCTTGGAGCAAATGTACGAAGAGCCAATGCATATTTCAAAATCGACTTATCAGCCGTTCCCTTTTCCGCATGTGCAATTAACCTTTAGTTCAGCCGTTCGTTTTTCACTGGAATATGATATTGTCACAACAGCAGGAAAAGGATCGTTTAACGGTGGTGATGCGTATGAGTTATTTAAGATTCATGACGGTTTGTCAGCCGTGCTGTTATCGGACGGAATGGGACAAGATATCAATGCATACCACGAAAGTAGGAAAGTAATCCGTCTAATGAGAGAATGCTTGGGTCAAAAAATGGACCCTGAAACTGCTATCCATACATTGCATTATATGATGGCATTGAATGGATTAGACGATATGTATGCAACCCTCGACTTGGCATTAATTGATTTGCAGGAAGGGCGACTGTGGTCGTGGAAAGCTGGTTCGATGAGTACTTACATTAAAAGAAGCGATGAGTGTATCCGGTTAGACAGCAAAACTGTACCATTTGGCTTTTTACCATCATTCTCAATAGAGGCGAAGAATGAAAAGCTAAAGTCAGGTGATATTGTCGTTATGACGACGGACGGAATATTTAATGGAGATGTACCGCTTGATATCCAAGAAGACGTAATGAATCAAACGATAGAACGTTTTAAGGACATGGATTGCCGGACGATTGCCGATCAAGTAATGATGGAGATGGAGCGGGTATTTGAGTCGGTAGAAGATGATCGTACGATTCTTGTAATGAAAGTTGGCCATATTGTGCCAAAATGGTCAAAGGCTAATAAGCAACCTCGAATCATTTCTAGCTAAACAATGTTAGAATGGAGAGAGGAGGGAGATGGATCATGAGAAGTTTGCAGCAAAAAGTATTGAAGTTTATCGACAAGCAAACGTTGATTCCTCCTGGCTCTCGTGTATTAGTCGCGTGTTCGGGTGGTGTGGATTCCATGGCACTGCTTCACTTTCTTGCGACGCATCAGCAATCTCTGGTCATTGAAGTGGGGGCCATCCATGTAGATCATATGTTACGTGGAGTTGAATCTGCTGAAGATGCGTCTGTTGTGAAGCAGCTGTGCAAGGAATTCGGGCTACCCTTTTATTCTGAACAAGTACCTATTCCCGCTATCTTAGAAAGCCAGGGCGGTAATATGCAGCAAGTGTGTCGGCAACAGCGTTATGCGCGGTTCGAACAAACGATGGCAAATGAGCAGTTTACTGTTCTCGCGACAGCTCATCATGCTGATGACCAACTGGAGACAGTGCTGATCCAATTAAGTAAAGGGCAATCATTAAATGGTATGCCGATCCAGCGGTCGTCCCATACTGGGAAAATCATACGTCCATTCCTCCCGTTAAAAAAGAGTGAATTGTACACGTATGCATCACATCACAAAATAACGTTCCGAGAAGATCCGAGTAATCAGCAAGATAATTATCTGCGCAATCGTGTGCGACGTCACGTACTACCCATCTTAATAGACGAAAATCCATCCGTCGCGATCAACACAGTCCGACAAACAGAACAACAGCAAGCAGATGAAAATTTGCTGAAAGAGCTAGCCGATCAACATTGGCGAGCGATTGTCACGTATACGGATGAGCAGCTTCCCTCTTTTCGACGGGAGGCATTTCTTGCTATTCCCTACGCTTTACAAAAGCGCGTGATTCAACTACTATTAAAATGTCTAACTAACCCAGCAACAGAGAACGCTGAGTGGCATTTTGCATTAGTAGATGAACTGTTACACCACATTACAGACTCGGCTGGGAATGTCACAATTGATTTGGCGTATGGCTATCGGTTTGTCAGGGAATATGATAAACTGCTAATTACAAAATGGGATATAGATCCAGCATCTCTTCGTCCAAAAGTACTTGCGAAAGGTATTTGGCATACGTGGGGAAATCTTCATTTTTACTGGCATCATGCCAACGCGTATAGAATTGAAGAGCTCTTACCATCAGATGAGATCAGATATTTCCAATTACCTGAGTCAGAACTTCCGCTAACTGTACGGCTTCGGATGACCGGAGACAGAATGTTACTTAAAGGAATGTCCGAGAAGAAACGTGTAAAGCGGATATTGATTGATGAAAAGATTGGAATTAGGCAAAGGCAACAGCAACCTGTCATTACGACAGCAAGTGGTACTGTATGTGCAGTGCCTGGTGTACGGTATAGTGAGATGTTTTCACACCGCCAACTAGAAGGCGATTCATACATATGGATTACGCGAGAAGGCGAGACAAGATAAAATAGAGGGGGACGGGCCGATGATCGCGCAAGATATCGAGCATGTTTTAATTTCAGAAGAGCAACTAGAAGAGAAAGTCCGAGAACTCGGAGCAGTATTAACTGAGGAGTATCGTGAAAAATTCCCCTTGGCGGTAGGTGTACTTAAAGGTGCATTGCCATTCATGAGTGACTTGATCAAACGCATCGATACGTATATCGAATTGGACTTCATGGACGTTTCAAGTTATGGAAATGCGACGGTTTCTTCGGGCGAAGTAAAAATCATTAAAGATTTGAACACTAGCATTGAAGGGCGCGATGTACTGATCATTGAAGACATCATCGACAGCGGTAAAACGTTGAATTACTTAGTGGAGCTGTTTAAATACAGAAAGGCTAACTCTATCAAGATTGTTACGTTGTTGGATAAGCCGACAGGACGTAAAGTAGATTTAAAGGCTGACTATGTTGGCTTTGATGTACCAGACGCATTCGTAGTAGGTTACGGATTGGATTATGCAGAGAAGTACCGGAATCTACCATACATTGGTGTGCTGAAAAAAGAAATCTACTCTTTCTGATCAGACTTTAATCTAAAGGGATGCAAGCCTTTTTCATTAATGCATTTCTTTTGTTAAGTAGTGTTAATCTATGCTAAAATTTACAATAGTTTTCTGTTTAGTTTTTGTTGAATGAGATGAGGAGGCTTGGGATGAATCGAATACTTCGATACTTTCTTTTATATGGATTGATCTTCCTAGCAATAATGGGGATTTTCAGTTCGCTTAACAATCCAAATCCGAAGATGAAACCAATTCGGTATGATGAATTCGTCACAGCGCTGGAACAGGGAAAAGTTGAAAATGCAACTTTTCAGCCATTACAGCTAGTGTATGAAGTAAAAGGGGAAATGGCTGGCTACGAGAAAGGTGAAACTTTCGTAACGAACATTCCAGAAAATGACATGGACAGTATCGGTGAAATTGTCAAGACGACAAGTACTGAGATTGACATCCTGCCGCCTAAAGAAACAAGCGCGTGGGTATCGTTCTTTACAGGACTCGTACCATTCATAATTATTATTATCCTTTTCTTCTTCTTGCTGAACCAATCGCAAGGCGGTGGTGGCGGTAAGGTGATGAACTTCGGGAAAAGTAAAGCGAAACTGCAATCAGACGATCGAAAGAAAGTACGTTTCAATGATGTTGCAGGTGCAGATGAGGAAAAAGCTGAGCTCGAAGAAGTCGTGGACTTCTTGAAAGATGCCAGTAAGTTTGTGGAGTTAGGTGCACGGATTCCAAAAGGGATCTTGTTAGTAGGACCTCCAGGTACAGGTAAAACATTACTTGCACGTGCAGTAGCAGGTGAATCAGGCGTACCATTCTTCTCGATTTCAGGTTCTGACTTTGTTGAGATGTTCGTAGGTGTAGGTGCTTCTCGAGTGCGCGATTTATTCGAGAACGCCAAGAAAAACTCACCATGTATTATATTTATTGATGAAATTGATGCAGTTGGACGTCAGCGTGGTGCCGGCTTAGGTGGCGGTCACGATGAGCGTGAGCAAACATTGAATCAACTGCTAGTAGAAATGGATGGATTTGAAGGAAACGAAGGAATTATTATCGTTGCTGCTACAAACCGTCCGGATATTTTGGACCCAGCACTTCTTCGTCCGGGACGTTTTGACCGTCAAATTACGGTTGGTCGTCCAGATGTTAAAGGAAGAGAAGCTGTGTTGAAAGTTCACGCACGTAACAAGCCACTTGATGAAGAGACAGTTGATATGAAGGCTCTTGCTCAACGTACTCCAGGATTCTCTGGTGCAGATCTTGAGAACTTATTGAACGAAGCAGCTCTTGTGGCGGCGAGAAGAAATAAACAGAAAATCGATATGTCCGATATTGATGAAGCGACGGATCGTGTCATTGCGGGTCCTGCGAAAACGAATCGGGTCATCTCGAAAAAGGAACGAAACATTGTTGCGTTCCACGAAGCAGGTCACGTAGTTGTGGGCTTAATGCTGGATGACGCAGAAATTGTCCATAAAGTAACTATCGTGCCTCGTGGGCAGGCTGGCGGGTATGCAGTTATGTTGCCGAAAGAGGATCGTTACTTTATGACAAAACCTGAACTCCTCGATAAAATCGCAGGTCTTCTAGGTGGGCGTGTATCAGAAGAAATTGTGTTAGGTGAAGTATCAACCGGTGCGCATAATGACTTCCAACGTGCTACAGGTATTGCCCGTTCAATGGTTACAGAATACGGAATGAGCGATAAAATTGGTCCAATGCAGTTTGGTCAGACGCAAGGCGGCCAAGTATTCCTTGGACGTGACTTCAACTCTGAGCAAAATTATTCTGAGGCGATCGCATACGAGATTGACTCTGAAATGCAAACAATAATCAAAGAACAATACGAACGAACAAGACAAATTTTGACTGAAAACCGTGATTTGCTTAATCTGATCGCTACGACTTTATTGGAAGTCGAAACATTGGATGCGGAACAAATCAATCACTTGAAAGATCATGGCACATTGCCTGATCGCCCATATGAAAACAACGAGGGTAGCAACGATGTCAAGAAGATTGTAGAAGAATCCCCTGTGGATACTACAACTCCCGATAGCACGGGTGCACCACAAGACCCGTCAATTGGCGACTTGCCAAGTGAAGGTGGAACAGTAGACAAGACGTTGCCATCTATTGATGAAGAACGCAGAGACTAAGCGAACCTAACAGCCGACTGAATACAGTCGGCTGTTTTCTTATGAAAGGGAAGCATGTTTAATACACATTCACAGTATCTGGATGTGAAATTATGATATGATGTACGGGAAAAAGTCAAAGCAAGAGGGGATAACGACTATGTTATTAGTATTAGATACCGGCAACACCAATATTGTATTAGGTGTATATGAAGGAGATCAACTGAAGCACTACTGGCGGATGGAAACTTATCGACATAAGACGGAAGACGAATACGCCATGCAAGTAAAAGCGATGTTCCAACATGTGGGACTATCGTTCACTGACATCACCGGCATTATTATTTCTTCTGTAGTGCCACCCGTTATGTTCCCGTTAGAGCAAATGTGTAAAAAGTACTTTAATCAAAAGCCTATGGTCGTTGGACCGGGTGTGAAAACGGGGTTAAATATTAAATATGAAAACCCTCGAGAAGTCGGTGCTGATCGAATCGTCAATGCAGTGGCTGCCATTCGTGAATATGGAAGTCCGCTCATTATCGTAGATTTTGGAACAGCGACTACGTATTGCTATGTCAATGAACACGGAGAATACATGGGCGGCTCTATAGCGCCCGGCATTAAGATCTCTATGGAGGCGTTGTTTGATCGTGCCTCTAAACTTCCGCGCGTTCAGCTCGCTCGGCCGGAACATGTAGTAGGTAAAAATACGGTTGCAGCTATGCAGTCAGGTATTATATTTGGGTACGTTGGCCAGGTAGAAGGAATTGTCAACCGTATAAAAGAAGGTTCTGATGTAGAACCTACTGTAATCGCAACAGGTGGGATGGCAGATTTAATTGCATCTGAAACCAAGGTGATTGATGTTGTAGATGACTTCCTGACACTTAAAGGATTACATCTGATTTATGAAAGAAATTTGTAGGGAGAGAATAAAATGACAACAGACTATTTAG
This window of the Sporosarcina ureae genome carries:
- a CDS encoding FtsB family cell division protein, with protein sequence MKKTQKPSTKNVTSIDTDYVRSMQKKENFKKAQQKRLRNRLAVFFVIVCVVAGSLFNMNAGQKEILAAKHKEKAEATATLEDLKEQQEQLNRQLIRLDDDEYIAKLARKEYFLSESDEIIFSIPDKKKESEKDIIKE
- a CDS encoding S1 domain-containing RNA-binding protein codes for the protein MSIEVGSKLEGKVTGITNFGAFVELPSGSTGLVHISEVADNYVKDINDHLKVGDMVEVKVMNVGSDGKIGLSIRKAKPESEQRPQRPQRPTRPRQGSKPSFERPENFEQKMAKFMKDSEERLTTLKRATESKRGGRGARRG
- the tilS gene encoding tRNA lysidine(34) synthetase TilS: MRSLQQKVLKFIDKQTLIPPGSRVLVACSGGVDSMALLHFLATHQQSLVIEVGAIHVDHMLRGVESAEDASVVKQLCKEFGLPFYSEQVPIPAILESQGGNMQQVCRQQRYARFEQTMANEQFTVLATAHHADDQLETVLIQLSKGQSLNGMPIQRSSHTGKIIRPFLPLKKSELYTYASHHKITFREDPSNQQDNYLRNRVRRHVLPILIDENPSVAINTVRQTEQQQADENLLKELADQHWRAIVTYTDEQLPSFRREAFLAIPYALQKRVIQLLLKCLTNPATENAEWHFALVDELLHHITDSAGNVTIDLAYGYRFVREYDKLLITKWDIDPASLRPKVLAKGIWHTWGNLHFYWHHANAYRIEELLPSDEIRYFQLPESELPLTVRLRMTGDRMLLKGMSEKKRVKRILIDEKIGIRQRQQQPVITTASGTVCAVPGVRYSEMFSHRQLEGDSYIWITREGETR
- the yabQ gene encoding spore cortex biosynthesis protein YabQ codes for the protein MSLSVQFFSLLAMIGTGITAGIVMDLFGTIVAACGNRSFIRRWAFWLECLIWIALGIVSFWVLIMVRDGAWRMYDPVAQVSGLLLYATVFHHPVRIIGRLLLLVVLRPIWLIIRLVYLLIQRIFYLIFSILSLITSPVIRLVKNVGKFLQNKCRVLYNRLH
- the yabP gene encoding sporulation protein YabP translates to MQIQTDSSMYTIPSGDHVVTMRNRKRMDLTSVKTIDRFDQEEFLVRTSLGVLQIRGEELRIVHLDVDKGLLTLEGTVQTLQYDDEEAGSRSFLHKLFG
- a CDS encoding RNA-binding S4 domain-containing protein codes for the protein MRLDKFLKVSRFIKRRTLAKQVAEQGRITINGKIAKASSVVKPGDELSIRFGQKIVHATVNELKASTKKEDAAGMYTITSEERLEKVEPEFVDDEE
- the hpt gene encoding hypoxanthine phosphoribosyltransferase, whose product is MIAQDIEHVLISEEQLEEKVRELGAVLTEEYREKFPLAVGVLKGALPFMSDLIKRIDTYIELDFMDVSSYGNATVSSGEVKIIKDLNTSIEGRDVLIIEDIIDSGKTLNYLVELFKYRKANSIKIVTLLDKPTGRKVDLKADYVGFDVPDAFVVGYGLDYAEKYRNLPYIGVLKKEIYSF
- a CDS encoding type III pantothenate kinase, with product MLLVLDTGNTNIVLGVYEGDQLKHYWRMETYRHKTEDEYAMQVKAMFQHVGLSFTDITGIIISSVVPPVMFPLEQMCKKYFNQKPMVVGPGVKTGLNIKYENPREVGADRIVNAVAAIREYGSPLIIVDFGTATTYCYVNEHGEYMGGSIAPGIKISMEALFDRASKLPRVQLARPEHVVGKNTVAAMQSGIIFGYVGQVEGIVNRIKEGSDVEPTVIATGGMADLIASETKVIDVVDDFLTLKGLHLIYERNL
- the ftsH gene encoding ATP-dependent zinc metalloprotease FtsH produces the protein MNRILRYFLLYGLIFLAIMGIFSSLNNPNPKMKPIRYDEFVTALEQGKVENATFQPLQLVYEVKGEMAGYEKGETFVTNIPENDMDSIGEIVKTTSTEIDILPPKETSAWVSFFTGLVPFIIIIILFFFLLNQSQGGGGGKVMNFGKSKAKLQSDDRKKVRFNDVAGADEEKAELEEVVDFLKDASKFVELGARIPKGILLVGPPGTGKTLLARAVAGESGVPFFSISGSDFVEMFVGVGASRVRDLFENAKKNSPCIIFIDEIDAVGRQRGAGLGGGHDEREQTLNQLLVEMDGFEGNEGIIIVAATNRPDILDPALLRPGRFDRQITVGRPDVKGREAVLKVHARNKPLDEETVDMKALAQRTPGFSGADLENLLNEAALVAARRNKQKIDMSDIDEATDRVIAGPAKTNRVISKKERNIVAFHEAGHVVVGLMLDDAEIVHKVTIVPRGQAGGYAVMLPKEDRYFMTKPELLDKIAGLLGGRVSEEIVLGEVSTGAHNDFQRATGIARSMVTEYGMSDKIGPMQFGQTQGGQVFLGRDFNSEQNYSEAIAYEIDSEMQTIIKEQYERTRQILTENRDLLNLIATTLLEVETLDAEQINHLKDHGTLPDRPYENNEGSNDVKKIVEESPVDTTTPDSTGAPQDPSIGDLPSEGGTVDKTLPSIDEERRD
- a CDS encoding SpoIIE family protein phosphatase, with protein sequence MKMIDNMERPIVQMFRAYWQELMNRKVYLLTALLFLVGSFFLSQAVVFDMAVPFFLPIWALASMRYRQHMIYVFIGGMAGSAFLGVGQAVIHLAQLLLFHSIIKIPVVKRSVPIAVAGAMIIPQLVWQLVKYGDGMLPLAIQLSIGLEALLALFMTIFMLLAFPSIERMLYGPWNPEQISAMCIVGALAATGMGGFQIGTVSVAGVFLFLAIFVAAVVGGVPFATTVGMIIALIIGVSELSFTGMMALYGMTGLLAGSLKRFGKLGVITGSVFVSLFFLLYDATLPLDTVHFSTVGAAALLLLLIPSRKLSQIRQVLLPKQEGISEKRQQWLADKLDGQLAEFQQFAHFMSTLVNDRLSPEEEVAATSQVPSICQSCFRYRKCWESEEDSIEPLIDEWETTYSATKKAARVRVEQQMKYKCLRFKGLMNELEERGANKLLMGQLQHGRKMLALQLRDMSTHIEKVMREVKEDLTTYKLAEEELANRLQSQAIEFFQIDILSEERGACRIVISVPEKKADFEAETTVGEYLLLPILEQMYEEPMHISKSTYQPFPFPHVQLTFSSAVRFSLEYDIVTTAGKGSFNGGDAYELFKIHDGLSAVLLSDGMGQDINAYHESRKVIRLMRECLGQKMDPETAIHTLHYMMALNGLDDMYATLDLALIDLQEGRLWSWKAGSMSTYIKRSDECIRLDSKTVPFGFLPSFSIEAKNEKLKSGDIVVMTTDGIFNGDVPLDIQEDVMNQTIERFKDMDCRTIADQVMMEMERVFESVEDDRTILVMKVGHIVPKWSKANKQPRIISS